Proteins encoded in a region of the Salvelinus fontinalis isolate EN_2023a chromosome 17, ASM2944872v1, whole genome shotgun sequence genome:
- the gjc2 gene encoding gap junction protein gamma 2 → MTTMSWSFLTRLLEEIHNHSTFVGKVWLTVLIIFRIVLTAVGGESIYSDEQTKFTCNTKQPGCDNVCYDAFAPLSHVRFWVFQIIMISTPSVMYLGYAIHKIARASEVERRKFHHRKKPIQAHRWRESHPLEEVLENEDDDAEPMIYQEDVVEVQEVKLEPAKPQKHDGRRRIMQEGLMRIYVLQLLSRAVFEIGFLVGQYLLYGFRVNPSFVCNKVPCPHKVDCFISRPTEKTIFLLIMYVVSCLCLLLNVCEMFHLGIGKFRDTLRKRRNQGGRRPSYSYPYSRNIPTSPPMYNLVMKSDKPNRIIPNSLVTHHEKNMANDALEHHQECTSPDENIPSDLASLHRHLRVAQEQLDMAFQTYDTNKNQPTSRTSSPVSGGTMAEQNRVNTAQENQGARPKSATTEKAATIIKNGKTSVWI, encoded by the coding sequence ATGACCACCATGAGCTGGAGCTTTCTAACTCGTCTTCTGGAAGAGATCCACAACCATTCCACCTTTGTGGGGAAAGTGTGGCTCACAGTGCTCATCATCTTCCGCATCGTGCTGACTGCCGTGGGGGGCGAGTCCATCTACTCGGACGAGCAGACCAAGTTTACCTGCAACACCAAGCAGCCCGGCTGTGACAACGTGTGCTATGATGCCTTCGCCCCGCTTTCGCATGTCCGCTTCTGGGTCTTCCAGATCATCATGATCTCCACCCCCTCGGTCATGTACCTGGGCTACGCCATACACAAGATAGCCCGCGCTTCCGAGGTGGAGCGCCGGAAGTTCCACCACCGGAAGAAGCCCATTCAGGCCCACAGGTGGAGGGAGAGCCACCCGCTTGAGGAGGTGCTGGAGAATGAGGACGATGATGCAGAGCCCATGATCTACCAGGAGGACGTGGTGGAAGTCCAGGAGGTCAAGCTGGAGCCGGCCAAGCCTCAGAAACATGACGGCCGCCGGCGGATCATGCAAGAGGGCCTGATGAGGATCTACGTCCTGCAGCTTCTGTCCCGGGCCGTATTTGAGATTGGCTTCCTGGTGGGCCAGTATCTTCTCTATGGCTTCCGTGTTAATCCGTCCTTTGTGTGCAATAAGGTGCCCTGTCCACACAAGGTAGACTGCTTCATCTCTCGGCCCACAGAGAAGACCATATTCTTGCTCATCATGTACGTGGTCAGCTGCCTCTGCCTGCTCCTTAATGTTTGCGAGATGTTCCACTTGGGTATCGGAAAGTTCCGGGACACTCTCCGCAAGAGGAGGAACCAGGGGGGGCGACGGCCCTCGTACAGCTACCCGTATTCTCGTAACATCCCCACCTCTCCCCCCATGTACAATCTGGTCATGAAATCAGACAAGCCCAACAGGATCATCCCCAATAGTCTTGTCACCCACCATGAGAAGAACATGGCCAACGATGCCCTGGAACATCACCAGGAGTGCACCAGTCCAGACGAGAACATCCCCTCGGACCTGGCCAGCCTGCACCGCCACCTACGGGTGGCCCAAGAGCAGCTTGACATGGCTTTCCAGACCTACGATACTAACAAGAACCAGCCCACTTCCAGGACAAGTAGTCCAGTGTCTGGGGGTACCAtggcagagcagaacagggtcaACACAGCCCAGGAGAACCAAGGAGCCAGGCCAAAATCAGCTACTACAGAGAAAGCTGCGACCATTATAAAAAACGGAAAGACTTCTGTATGGATTTAA